The proteins below come from a single Neospora caninum Liverpool complete genome, chromosome IX genomic window:
- a CDS encoding putative adenylosuccinate synthetase, whose protein sequence is MEMAIEGSHEIPSRTAPAADSTIAHQDERSVSKGPDIWAEQVKMRSSECSSLVVVVGAQWGDEGKGKLVDILSARADVCARFNGGHNAGHTLEVDGVRYGMHLLPCGIFHTRTVGVIGNGVVIHLKSLIAELEQIQTIHPDALNRLLISSRAHLLFDIHQKIDGLQEEAKAKVGDAIGTTRRGIGPCYATKALRTGVRVGDLLNFEVFEMKYTRLVQELKERYRLDFDEREELERHRHYANIFGERITDTVSFMRKCVSERKRVLVEGANATLLDLDFGTYPYVTSSSTTVGGVCTGLGVPPRFIGISIGVVKAYTTRVGEGPFPTELTDATGLHLREKGGEYGTTTGRPRRCGWIDIPALVYTAQINCFDCVNLTKLDVLSGLKELKICIAYKNKETSTIMPPGEFPCSAEEFSLVEPVYESMSGWDGSLELCRTSADLPEAAQAYVRRLEQLLCVQCRWIGVGPGRDDTIEVPVA, encoded by the coding sequence ATGGAAATGGCTATCGAAGGTAGTCACGAAATACCTTCCAGAACCGCCCCGGCAGCGGATTCGACCATTGCCCATCAAGATGAGCGTTCTGTATCCAAAGGTCCCGATATCTGGGCAGAACAAGTCAAAATGCGTAGCAGCGAATGCTCATCTCTGGTGGTGGTAGTTGGCGCGCAGTGGGGCGACGAAGGGAAGGGCAAGCTAGTTGACATCCTTTCCGCCCGGGCTGACGTCTGTGCCCGATTCAACGGTGGACACAACGCTGGTCATACTCTGGAAGTTGACGGAGTCAGATACGGCATGCATCTTCTTCCGTGTGGAATTTTCCATACGCGTACCGTCGGTGTTATTGGAAATGGAGTAGTGATACATTTGAAGTCTTTGATTGCAGAACTGGAGCAGATCCAGACGATCCACCCTGATGCACTTAATCGCTTGCTGATTTCATCTCGTGCTCATCTACTTTTCGACATTCACCAGAAGATCGATGGCCtgcaggaggaagcgaaggcaaaGGTTGGCGATGCGATTGGCACTACACGCCGAGGAATAGGTCCTTGCTATGCAACGAAGGCATTACGTACTGGTGTTCGGGTGGGTGACCTCCTGAATTTCGAAGTTTTTGAGATGAAGTACACTCGATTGGTTCAAGAGCTGAAAGAACGGTACCGCCTTGACTTTGATGAAAGGGAAGAGCTCGAACGACATAGGCATTACGCCAACATTTTCGGTGAAAGAATCACTGATACCGTTTCGTTTATGCGTAAATGCGTAAGCGAGCGGAAGAGGGTTCTGGTTGAAGGCGCGAACGCGACACTGTTAGACTTGGATTTCGGTACTTATCCATATGTGACATCGTCCAGCACAACTGTTGGTGGAGTGTGCACAGGACTTGGCGTCCCTCCTCGTTTCATCGGCATTTCTATTGGAGTCGTGAAAGCTTATACAACGCGTGTCGGAGAAGGGCCGTTCCCTACAGAGCTTACTGATGCAACGGGTCTACATTTACGTGAAAAAGGAGGCGAATATGGTACAACGACCGGGCGGCCCAGACGATGTGGGTGGATAGATATTCCTGCACTCGTGTATACTGCCCAAATCAATTGCTTTGACTGCGTAAATTTGACAAAGTTGGATGTTCTGAGCGGGTTGAAAGAGCTCAAGATTTGCATCGCATACAAGAACAAAGAGACATCAACCATCATGCCCCCAGGCGAGTTCCCTTGCAGTGCCGAGGAGTTTAGCTTGGTGGAGCCTGTGTATGAATCGATGTCCGGATGGGACGGTAGTCTGGAACTGTGCAGGACATCGGCGGATCTGCCGGAGGCGGCCCAAGCATACGTACGGAGGCTTGAGCAGCTTTTGTGTGTACAATGTCGGTGGATAGGCGTGGGCCCAGGTCGCGACGATACCATCGAGGTGCCCGTTGCGTGA
- a CDS encoding tsp1 domain-containing protein TSP12 (Precursor),related, which yields MLRAASFSGNDAGAFHVPHVTGGRALPLSLSKDEYLTQHNFFPPAHDEERDAVSSQRRDVRRGVDVQLHKHNGASAINPHGDEADVPLEQLMNDLGVGEGDVEHMAPSWHETSHRRSAVDLTMMNAFGFSELDATKSSASLNESVQSPTTKLHPSNLKSREQRVMDLLEQLETLTRQTPVEGEDDQFVDFSFEPESVTANDFSTSSSTESDNDASQLFGGLHSKPTASLFHGTEAGISMTDVTGHNASPAPAEEEQTAGQGDGGKFSRTQLMEPSGATEANESDSPHDVSEVAETPAEAGTDDPTGNNPPSPESDSGNTATQEAFTSTDASEKGADSESNSPDPTAGQSAGDTTPGTGEKGTDSQTVHDGQVHNLTTDSQDILPENHQGVNGAFTEPTAEDTTEAETNTQMPKHEKDGVVRQRDRMDAHSSAESISSKAPADFSDMMFARLREASRGMASVLHIVEHGRLLDDDSLVTIAYHFPFETRESRRIAFIIVALPPGYTARTEGPLCESVDPDMPPLSCEVRLAHLPQISLHEATEDQNVFIQVSSADKNRSLPLGMHHFAVAVHTPRLPIAVNTPANWWFVTFRFTGGHAVTKHFENRVLIAREKCAWGGWRQETPCSATCGEGVEVWSRTLFGGESEEACGGALLKKKCFRASCSVSCQLGPWETIVDCTKSCDADNRRGYQVSIRKVLMDKEGWGVDCKRLYPWNPEAHEGWSEKLGAVVRLSVCDTKFRQACEPELGCRVEKVNTRTLSVSYPWGSCPFPCGGLGKITSIVQVANGIPRWLGEKDFPESFQVPCRADKEPLVKRVPCNTFDCEDCSVYLERVKDTTAFRAWIFFLPSQDANTIKITAPRGINFDLKASSSAADAKSGGNQAPHSRVDGTETKTDLADNQGDVAGQSLHWKATHLLPQARKPTEEEIQASATEGQKTEKGQVAGSQQKSMSKNDAETHGRNQEDIRKLYEGNACSRLPTSFGYISSCGVSPSTKYEGAQEATMHLSGFIAPQVDTAFDRHIYPHLQSENAKHRLKEGSAEENRRPEWMAVPVTLEQAAEMENPGNFYMWLSSTSTPRDPEVFKCHLKTKLAVPVKCRYDYTVVDPKDCADCHLDSPKKIMTLRQFVPAKHGGSCSIPLEQRFKNPVAVYAKCSKGCSHVQHDVNSFPGSTEETSGTKEGTRATKTEAIPLSSRLKSVSRGSLKRILDRAANRQLTEGGTHDATHDPSLVHRIDINKIPDFEDVMKMAAARSDEEIGERHVGLEAKGGSPEHTEEAVGGPSAAGSPTTAIPVRPGEARSGNSETGDVVKDPDGSSRTGSSHEAPVVEEGTEKGETIS from the coding sequence ATGTTGAGAGCTGCGTCGTTCTCAGGCAACGATGCAGGTGCCTTTCACGTCCCCCATGTAACCGGAGGCAGAGCACTGCCACTTTCTTTGAGCAAAGACGAATACCTGACACAACACAATTTTTTTCCCCCAGCACAtgacgaagaacgcgacgccGTCTCTTCACAACGGAGGGATGTTCGTCGTGGGGTGGATGTTCAGCTGCACAAGCATAATGGTGCCTCAGCCATTAATCCACACGGAGATGAGGCAGATGTCCCCTTGGAGCAGCTAATGAATGACCTTGGAGTAGGTGAAGGCGACGTAGAGCACATGGCACCAAGCTGGCATGAGACGTCCCACCGTCGCTCGGCTGTCGACCTTACGATGATGAATGCGTTTGGCTTTTCGGAGTTGGACGCAACCAAATCGTCAGCCTCACTTAATGAATCCGTGCAGTCTCCTACAACAAAACTGCATCCATCAAACTTGAAATCTAGGGAGCAACGGGTTATGGATCTGCTCGAACAGCTTGAGACTTTAACGCGACAGACGCCAGTTGAGGGGGAAGACGACCAGTTTGTCGACTTTTCGTTTGAGCCGGAGTCGGTAACAGCAAACGACTTTAGCACGTCTTCCTCGACAGAAAGCGATAACGATGCGTCGCAGCTCTTTGGTGGCCTTCATTCAAAACCAACGGCTTCCCTGTTCCACGGCACCGAGGCAGGCATTTCAATGACGGACGTGACAGGACACAACGCTTCCCCAGCTcccgccgaggaagaacagacagCAGGACAGGGCGATGGAGGCAAATTCTCGAGGACACAGCTCATGGAACCTTCAGGCGCCACCGAAGCAAATGAGTCGGATTCGCCACATGATGTTTCGGAAgtggcagagacgccggcggaAGCTGGAACAGACGACCCGACTGGAAACAACCCACCTTCACCGGAATCTGACTCAGGCAATACCGCAACACAGGAAGCATTCACTTCCACGGATGCCAGCGAGAAAGGTGCCGACTCAGAGTCAAACTCACCAGACCCAACGGCTGGACAGTCGGCCGGTGACACTACACCTGGTACGGGGGAGAAAGGTACTGATAGCCAAACCGTGCATGATGGTCAGGTTCATAACCTGACCACAGACTCACAAGATATCTTGCCGGAGAACCACCAGGGTGTCAACGGGGCGTTCACGGAACCAACTGCCGAGGACACGacagaagcagaaacgaacaCACAAATGCCGAAACATGAAAAGGACGGGGTGGTACGTCAGCGAGACCGCATGGACGCTCATTCATCTGCTGAAAGTATCTCATCGAAAGCGCCCGCCGATTTCTCTGACATGATGTTTGCGAGATTGCGGGAGGCGTCCCGCGGCATGGCGAGTGTCCTCCATATCGTCGAGCATGGACGCTTACTGGACGACGACTCGCTCGTGACCATTGCATACCATTTCCCCTTTGAAACTCGTGAGAGTCGAAGAATCGCGTTTATCATAGTTGCCTTACCGCCAGGCTACACAGCACGAACGGAGGGGCCGCTGTGCGAGTCTGTTGATCCGGACATGCCGCCCCTCTCGTGCGAAGTGCGGCTCGCACACCTGCCGCAGATTTCATTGCATGAAGCAACAGAAGATCAGAACGTCTTCATTCAAGTCAGCAGTGCGGACAAGAATCGCAGCCTTCCACTCGGGATGCATCATTTCGCCGTTGCTGTCCACACTCCTAGGCTTCCGATCGCCGTTAATACTCCCGCAAACTGGTGGTTTGTTACCTTCCGCTTCACTGGCGGTCACGCTGTCACCAAACATTTTGAGAATCGTGTGCTTATAGCCCGCGAAAAGTGCGCGTGGGGCGGCTGGCGCCAGGAAACCCCATGCAGCGCCACGTGTGGAGAGGGGGTGGAGGTCTGGAGCCGTACATTGTTTGGGGGAGAAAGTGAGGAGGCCTGTGGTGGAGCGCTACTAAAGAAAAAGTGTTTCAGAGCGTCGTGTAGTGTCAGTTGCCAGCTGGGTCCGTGGGAGACTATCGTTGACTGTACGAAAAGCTGCGATGCGGACAATCGCCGTGGCTACCAGGTGAGCATTCGTAAGGTTCTTATGGATAAGGAAGGATGGGGGGTTGATTGTAAGCGCCTCTACCCCTGGAACCCTGAGGCCCACGAAGGATGGTCGGAAAAGCTTGGTGCCGTTGTCCGCCTCTCCGTATGTGATACGAAGTTCAGGCAGGCATGCGAACCGGAACTAGGGTGCAGGGTGGAGAAAGTCAATACTAGAaccctttctgtttcttaTCCGTGGGGTTCTTGCCCTTTTCCCTGCGGAGGCCTGGGGAAGATCACAAGTATTGTTCAAGTGGCAAACGGAATACCCAGGTGgctcggcgagaaggacTTCCCCGAGTCTTTCCAGGTTCCCTGCAGGGCGGACAAGGAACCGCTGGTCAAGCGTGTCCCGTGCAACACGTTCGACTGTGAAGATTGCTCGGTGTATCTTGAACGCGTTAAAGATACCACTGCATTTCGAGCTTGGATTTTCTTCCTGCCGTCTCAAGATGCCAACACCATCAAAATCACTGCTCCTCGAGGCATCAACTTCGACTTGAAagcttcctcgtctgctgcAGATGCCAAAAGCGGTGGAAATCAAGCGCCTCATTCAAGGGTAGATGGAACAGAAACAAAGACCGATCTTGCAGACAACCAGGGAGACGTAGCTGGGCAGAGCCTGCACTGGAAAGCGacgcatcttcttcctcaagCCAGAAAGCCAACAGAGGAGGAGATCCAAGCCAGTGCGACAGAGggacaaaaaacagaaaagggtCAGGTTGCTGGAAGTCAGCAGAAGTCCATGAGCAAGAACGATGCCGAAACACATGGTCGAAATCAAGAGGACATTCGTAAGCTTTATGAGGGAAACGCTTGCTCACGTCTTCCCACCTCTTTCGGCTACATATCCAGCTGTGGTGTATCCCCCTCAACAAAGTATGAGGGTGCTCAGGAAGCCACCATGCATCTGTCAGGGTTCATCGCACCCCAGGTGGACACTGCCTTCGACCGGCATATATACCCTCATTTGCAGTCTGAGAATGCCAAGCACCGTCTGAAGGAAGGATCTGCGGAAGAAAATCGCAGGCCTGAATGGATGGCGGTGCCCGTAACTCTTGAACAAGCGGCAGAAATGGAAAATCCTGGGAATTTCTACATGTGGCTGTCGAGTACCTCGACTCCTCGTGATCCTGAAGTTTTCAAATGCCACTTAAAGACTAAGCTAGCTGTCCCAGTAAAATGTCGCTATGACTACACGGTGGTGGATCCTAAGGACTGCGCCGACTGCCACCTTGACAGCCCCAAGAAGATCATGACACTCCGGCAATTCGTTCCGGCAAAGCATGGAGGAAGTTGTTCGATTCCTCTGGAGCAACGATTCAAGAATCCTGTTGCTGTGTACGCGAAGTGCTCAAAAGGCTGTAGCCACGTACAACACGATGTGAATTCGTTCCCGGGTTCTACTGAGGAGACCAGCGGAACGAAAGAGGGTACTCGGGCAACCAAAACAGAGGCAATTCCCCTGTCATCTCGCCTGAAAAGCGTATCTCGGGGAAGTCTCAAGCGAATACTTGACCGGGCGGCAAATCGACAGCTCACTGAGGGTGGTACGCACGATGCTACTCATGATCCTTCGCTAGTGCACCGCATCGATATTAATAAGATCCCAGATTTCGAAGACGTCATGAAGATGGCCGCGGCCAGATCAGATGAAGAGATAGGTGAGCGTCACGTGGGTCTCGAAGCCAAAGGAGGTTCGCCAGAACATACAGAAGAGGCAGTGGGAGGCCCCTCTGCTGCGGGAAGTCCAACAACAGCTATCCCCGTACGGCCAGGAGAAGCAAGGTCCGGAAACTCAGAGACTGGCGATGTTGTAAAGGATCCAGACGGTAGCAGTAGAACCGGCAGTTCTCACGAGGCGCCAGTTGTCGAGGAAGGGacggaaaagggggaaactATCTCGTAG